From Spiroplasma endosymbiont of Amphimallon solstitiale:
ATAATATTAAGAAAATATTCAAATATTTTCTTAATATTATTTTGATTTATTAATTTGATTCAATATTCTACTTGCATCTAAATTAAATGGTATTACAATAATTTCATAGTGAATAATTTCGCGATTAGGGTATCCAAATTTTGTCACTATTTCTTTAAAACTTAGATGAAATAGTGTTGCTAATTCTAATGTTTCAAATGCTTTATATTTTATGTCATCACTTTGATTTGTTTTATATTTTAATAAATAAATTTCTTTGAGTTTTATTTTCATTTCATTTTTATTGCCATTCATTTTTTTTACCTCTCAAACTTATATATATAATTTAACAAGTAAATTATATATAAATTATATCATTTTACTTAATTCATATTTAGTATTTTTTATTAAAAAATTTTAATAAATATACAATAAAAATATGATTATGAAAACGTAGGTGATTTTGCAATAATATCATCATTAATTTTTTCTATATTCTCATTCTCATTTATATCTTTTATATCATCATCATTTAGTGTTGCTTCTTTTCCTAAATTTTGATTTCATTTTTCAATTTTTAAGATATGTATTTTAATCTTTGTCATTCTCAATCCCCTCTTAATAAAAAACCTTGTATGAATAAATTATACAAAAAATTTTTTTTACTTTTAAAAATATAAATTTTTATTATAAGAATATTAAATAAAAATTAAATAAAATATTGTTTTAATTATGTAGAAAAGTATGGATGACCAAAAATTATTCATCAATTTACACTTAAAATATTATTTTTAATTAAAAATTTGTTAAAAGTGACATTATTTAGTGTAAAAATTCTCTAAAAATAACACTTTATCATGTATCATTACTTTTCTACAAAATTAAAGAAATATTGTTATTATATATTGCAATCGTGCTTGAACAAATATATAATATCTCTGTTGCTCTTTTTGGGACTATAGCTCAGCTGGTTAGAGCGCACGCTTGATAAGCGTGAGGTCGATGGTTCAAGTCCATTTAGTCCCACCATTATATGTGAAATTATGAAATAAACAGTTTTGTTTATTTTTTTTTATTTAAATCAAATTAAAAATTACCTGAATTGTAAAATTAAAAAGGACACTTATATAAAAATTAAATTGTGTTAATTCTATAATTAAGAAAAGAAAGGAATTAGCACAATGTATAAGTATCTGACTATTGAATCAATAATAGCAATAAAAGAATATAAAAGTTATGGATTTTCGATTCGTAAAATAGCAAAAGCCATTGATTATAGTAAATCAACTGTACATAGAGTTTGTAGATTATTAAATCAAAACTTATTACCATTAGAAATATTGAATAAAATTCAAAAAAATAAACAAAATGCAGGTAGAAAATTAATAATTTTAACTTTAATAGAAATTAATACTATTAATCATTTGTTAATTACTAAAAATTATGCTCTTGATATAATTGCTAATTTTTTAAAGGAAAATAAAATAAAAAGTATTTCAACAAAAACTTTATATAACATGTTTAAAACAAATCGAATGGGTTTTGATGAAAATAACTTATTGAGAAAAGGAAAAAATAAACCTCACAAACAAAAAGAAACTAGGGGCAGAATTAATAATTGTAAGTCTATTCATGAAAGAAATTTAATCATTCCTAATATTAAAAATATAGAAGAATTCTTTAATTTTGTAGAAAAGTAATGATACATGATAAAGTGTTATTTTTAGAGAATTTTTACACTAAATAATGTTATTTTTAACAAATTTTTAATTAAAAATAATATTTTAAGTGTAAATTGATGAATAATTTTTGGTCATCCATACTTTTCTACATAATTAAAAGAAGAATTTGGTCATTTAGAGGGTGATACTATCATTGGTAAAGATCATAAAAGTTCTATTATTACTTTAGCTGATATATGATCAAAAACCACAATTCCTTTAGCAACTAAAAATAATAAATCAGAAAATATTACAAAAAGTATAATAAAATTTATTTCAAAGTTACAAAAAGGAACAGTTAAAACTATTACTTTTGATCGTGGTAAAGAATTTAGTAAATGAAAATTAATCGAAAAAAATTGTAATGTTAAGATTTATTTTGCAGATCCTGGTAAACCTTGTCAAAGAGGTTTAAATGAAAATAATAATGGTATTTTAAGAAGATATTTACCAAAATCTACAGATCTATCTTCATATAAACAAAAAGATTTAAATACTATAGCATTTCAAATTAATTCTACACCCAGAAAATCACTATCTTATAAAAGACCAATAGATTTAATACAATTATTTTAAAAAACTGTCCCATTTATATTTACAATTCAGGATAGATAAAAAATTTTCAGTAGATGTTAATGAAAATCGTTTATTGGTAAATATTAAAACTGAAGCACAAGTTGCAGAAGTATTAGCAATTGCTTTAAATGCTAATATTATCATTACTTATTTAAAACCATATACTGTTGATTTGCAAACAATGTATGAACGAATTGTTATGGAAGCTAATGATAAAAATAAGAAGGGAGAAAAATAATGCCAATATTTCGTTATACTTTTAAAAAGATGATTGCTACTCCTTCAACTTGAATTATTTTTATTATAACTTTAATTTTTCTTGCTTTATCTTGGTCTTTAATTTCGTTATTTGTGGGTTCTGAAGCAATAAAACAATTAACTTATGATCAAGCATTAAATTTTTATGTACCACAATGAAAAATATTATCATTCTCGGTACTTTTATCAATTATGATTTTTGTATTTATTTCAGTTAAAGCAACACAAGTTTTTCGTGATGAAATTGATGATGGTACTTTATTGATTTTAGTATCAAAGCCAGTTAGTAGAACTAGAATTTGAACTGAAAAGTTATTATCTTTACAAGTGGTAATTATTTTATACTTATTTTTATCTATTTTTATTGCTAGTTTTGTTATTACTATTCCTGGCATTGGTAGTTCAACTATTTATAGTGCGGTATTTCCTTATTTGTGAATTTTATTTGGTGTTGCTATTATTTTTGATTTAATTATTTCTTCAATTGCTATTTTATTTTCATTAATTTTAAATGCTAAGGCTTTAGTTGCAATTATGATTGGAATGGCTGCTTTATTCAATATTTTTGCGACATTAATTAATGGTTTAGTAACATTTGATCCTACATATTATGTTGTTTCACAGTCATTAGCAGTTTATAATAATGTAAAAGCTAAATTAGATAAAACTGATATTGATTGAATTAATGATGTATATAGAAAAGACCCAACAACTACTATTGAATCTATTCATAAGGCTATGGTTAGTATTTACGATGCATATATTAAAGAAGTTAAGTATCCTAATAATTATGATTATCAAAAAGAACAAACAACAGTATTAGCAATTAAGAATGGTAGTACTAGTACTCCACCAACTGCTGATGCTCCTAAGGACTTGGTTACTCATATTTACAATATTGGTAATGCTTTTCGTCAATGAAAAGAACAAAGTTTTGAAGAATTAATGACAGGTGAAAAAGTTGGACTAGATAACCTTGGTCCCAAAAGATCAAATGGTGTTGGTAGCAATAATGTTGATTATTCAGTAAATCTTATGATTACGGGTTTAAATACATCTCTTTCTCAATCACAATATGATGCTCTTAATACTAAGACATCACAAGTTAAAGCAATGCGTTATTTAAATATTTTTTATCAATTAAAATATATTTGAGATGGAATATCGACTGAACAAAGTTCAATCTTTGCTTATCCAAGTGAGTATGCTATGACAGCAGATTCTTATTTAGTTAGTTTTAATAAAGTTAACACAAATTATCAAGTTGATACCAATAAAGCAACTAATAGTAAAATTCTTAATTTTCCAGTTTTATTGACTGTCTATGTTTTGCTTGGTATTGGTTTATTGAGTGCTTCATGATTAGTATTTAATCGTAGAGATTTTACTTAGTAGTTTAGTATCTTTTATAAAAAATCAACATCAAAGATGTTGATTTTTTATATATTAAATTTCAAACCTCATTATTTAAATGATGTAAAATTATTATTATAATATAGAGTAAATTAATGATAAGGGTGAAATTATGAAAATTAGTGGATTTAAAATTAATAATAGAGCAAATCCACATAAAATTAGTAATTTTTTTGCTACTAAAAAATGGTATTTATTAGCATTAATGATTATTATTCCGGCAGTATTGCAACAAATATTATCAGCATCAATGAATTTACTAGATAATATTATGGTTGGAGAATTAAAGGATAGTTTTATTAGTGGAATGAACATATTAGGGATATTTTTACTTCATTAGGACTTTGAGATAATTGAAGTTGATGAAAAGATAATGGTTTAGAACATTTTTATCATTTGCAATATTCAGCAGGACAAATTGCTGTTTCGGGAGTTACTGCTTCTAATCAAATTTTTGTTATTATTTATGCCGTTATGGGAGGTTTTATCAACGGTGTTAGTATTTTTGGTGCTCAATTTTATGGAGCTGGAAGATATGGTTCTTTAAGACAAACAGTAAGAATGAGAATTATTTTTGGATTTTTAATTGGAGTAATAGTTATTATTTTATCTTATACAGTAGGTGAATATTTAATTTCTTATACTACTAGTCCTAGTAGTGCATTGGATAAATTTAATCAATTATGTGCTGCTAAAGGATTAAATCTTAATGATATTAATGAGTTAAAGGACATTTTAAATTATAATCATCCTTTTAGTGAAAATTCACTTATTGATTTTATGAATGTTCATAATATTGATAAAAATGATCCCCAATTTGTACAAATTATTTTACGTTATTATGAATTTCATTCAGCATCTTTAGCAACAGCACAAGGTATTGATTATAATCAATGAATTGTTTTTTCTTATCCATTGTTAGGAATAAACTTTGCTTTTGTTTCAGTATTTCGTGAAACAAAACGTGGTTATATTCCATTAATATTAACTTTTGTTTCAGTATTTATTAACTTTTTATTAAATTTATTATTAATTAATGGTATTGGTGCAGTTGCAGGAATTGGAGCACGAGGTTCAGCAGTTGCTACTTTAACAGCGAGAATTGCTCAGTTGGCATTAATTAGTGGTTTTATTATATGAAAGAAATATGAATTTCAACCAAAAGTTTTGAAAATGTTTAAGATTAGGGGTGATTTATTTAAAAAAATTATAATTAAAACATGGCCATTAATGTTAAATGATTTATTATTTGCAGTTGCTACGACAATGATTATTAGATTAATTTCGCAATGAAGCTTTGAAGCATTAAGTGGTTCGGCAATTGCTTCCACGATTAATACCATGTTCTATACTTTATATATTGGATTTGGTATTGCTTCTTCGGTGTTAATTGCCAATCGTTTAGGTGCCGATGATTTGATTGGTGCTAAATATAATGCTAAACATTTAATTAGGTTAGGTTTTTTTGTATCATTATTTTTTGCTGGCTTATTAGTTTTATCTTCATTTTTTTTATCACAATTATTATTTAATGCAACAACAGAAGCCTTACGAATTTCTAGTTGAATGATGCGTGTTGATGCTATAGTTTTTAGTGCTTATACTATTTTGTATACTTGTATTTATGCATTTCGTGCTGGTGGCTTAGCAATTACTGTTTTACTTGTTGATAGTTGTTTTACTTGATGTTTTTCAATATTAATTTTATTTATTGAGGTACATTATAGTCCTTTAGATATTGTTTATATTTATGCTATTATGCGTTCTTGTGATGTTCTTAAGATGGTTATTGCTTTATTTATTTATCATCGTGGTAAATGAGTAAGAAATTTAGCAAGTAGTATGAATAAAGTATATCCAGAATCTCCACCAGTAATTGATATACCAAAAGCAAAAGATAAAGTTGATATTGCTAATTTCTAAAGATTGAAAATTTCTTTAATATATAATTTAAATAAACGCCTTTTATGGCGTTTATTTAAATATGTTTAATTTTTAAAATTTTACTATTCTTGAATTAGTTGGCTTTATTCTTTGCTTATAATTTTTTGTTGGAATATCATTTTCATATTTACGTAGTGTTTGTTCTCAAGGGATGTCCTTTTCTTTTTGTTTATTAATGGGGTTAGATATTTGTAGTTTTGGTTGTATTTTTAGAGGTACTGAAATATCTGAATTTAAAGAATCTGTTGATGTGGATTTTGAATTAAAACCTTCATCACTACTGTTAGATAATAATTGATTTTTCAAATCACAAATTTTTTCAGTAAGTTGAAATATTTCTGATTCAAATTGTTCAACCATTTGCTCATTGACTTCGACAATTGTTTCTTTTTCTTGCTGTTCTTTTTGATTTATTAAATCAATTAATAAATTATTGTTATTATTTAACAAATTATTTTTATCTTCTAATAATTTGTTTTCATGTTCAGTTATTTGATTAATATTAGTTATTAAATTTGCGTATTTTGTTTGTTTTTCAATATAATTTGAATTTAAAATATTAATTTTTTGTTGATTATTTAATTTTGTTTTTTTAAATAATTCACAATTTATTTCTTCTGTTTCAATTAAATTATTAATACTTTTATTTTTATTTATTTTTCCAAATGAAAAAAGATTAATAAAAAAATTTTTAATTTTGTTAATTTTTTGTTCCTTTAATTTATAGACTTGAATATTAAATTGAAATACTTTATCTTCTATTTCTTTATTTTGTTTAATTCAAAATTGAATAGTTTTTTGATAATTATTAATTTCTTTTTCAATTTTCTCACTTTTTTCAATAAGTTTTATTTTTTCTTCTTTTAAATTTAGTAATTGTTTTTTAATTTTTTCTATAGTTTCATAATTTATTAAATATGTTTTGTTAGTAAATAATTGTTCTTTTTTAATTGTTTTCATTTTGTCCCCCTTTTAAAATAAAAACCTATTTGTTAAAAAATAAAACAATAGGTCAAAAACTATATTTTTAGTTTACAAGTATTATATCTAATATTTTTTTGTAAACGAGAAATTACTTTATTTTTAATATTTATTATAAGAAATTATTTTAGTAATAAAATGAAATATTAAATTTCCTGAATTGTAAATATAAATGGGACAGTTTTTTAAAATAATTGTATTAAATCTATTGGTCTTTTATAAGATAGTGATTTTCTGGGTGTAGAATTAATTTGAAATGCTATAGTATTTAAATCTTTTTGTTTATATGAAGATAGATCTGTAGATTTTGGTAAATATCTTCTTAAAATACCATTATTATTTTCATTTAAACCTCTTTGACAAGGTTTACCAGGATCTGCAAAATAAATCTTAACATTACAATTTTTTTCGATTAATTTTCATTTACTAAATTCTTTACCACGATCAAAAGTAATAGTTTTAACTGTTCCTTTTTGTAACTTTGAAATAAATTTTATTATACTTTTTGTAATATTTTCTGATTTATTATTTTTAGTTGCTAAAGGAATTGTGGTTTTTGATCATATATCAGCTAAAGTAATAATAGAACTTTTATGATCTTTACCAATGATAGTATCACCCTCTAAATGACCAAATTCTTCTATATTTTTAATATTAGGAATGATTAAATTTCTTTCATGAATAGACTTACAATTATTAATTCTGCCCCTAGTTTCTTTTTGTTTGTGAGGTTTATTTTTTCCTTTTCTCAATAAGTTATTTTCATCAAAACCCATTCGATTTGTTTTAAACATGTTATATAAAGTTTTTGTTGAAATACTTTTTATTTTATTTTCCTTTAAAAAATTAGCAATTATATCAAGAGCATAATTTTTAGTAATTAACAAATGATT
This genomic window contains:
- a CDS encoding ABC transporter permease; the protein is MPIFRYTFKKMIATPSTWIIFIITLIFLALSWSLISLFVGSEAIKQLTYDQALNFYVPQWKILSFSVLLSIMIFVFISVKATQVFRDEIDDGTLLILVSKPVSRTRIWTEKLLSLQVVIILYLFLSIFIASFVITIPGIGSSTIYSAVFPYLWILFGVAIIFDLIISSIAILFSLILNAKALVAIMIGMAALFNIFATLINGLVTFDPTYYVVSQSLAVYNNVKAKLDKTDIDWINDVYRKDPTTTIESIHKAMVSIYDAYIKEVKYPNNYDYQKEQTTVLAIKNGSTSTPPTADAPKDLVTHIYNIGNAFRQWKEQSFEELMTGEKVGLDNLGPKRSNGVGSNNVDYSVNLMITGLNTSLSQSQYDALNTKTSQVKAMRYLNIFYQLKYIWDGISTEQSSIFAYPSEYAMTADSYLVSFNKVNTNYQVDTNKATNSKILNFPVLLTVYVLLGIGLLSASWLVFNRRDFT
- a CDS encoding MATE family efflux transporter; protein product: MQYSAGQIAVSGVTASNQIFVIIYAVMGGFINGVSIFGAQFYGAGRYGSLRQTVRMRIIFGFLIGVIVIILSYTVGEYLISYTTSPSSALDKFNQLCAAKGLNLNDINELKDILNYNHPFSENSLIDFMNVHNIDKNDPQFVQIILRYYEFHSASLATAQGIDYNQWIVFSYPLLGINFAFVSVFRETKRGYIPLILTFVSVFINFLLNLLLINGIGAVAGIGARGSAVATLTARIAQLALISGFIIWKKYEFQPKVLKMFKIRGDLFKKIIIKTWPLMLNDLLFAVATTMIIRLISQWSFEALSGSAIASTINTMFYTLYIGFGIASSVLIANRLGADDLIGAKYNAKHLIRLGFFVSLFFAGLLVLSSFFLSQLLFNATTEALRISSWMMRVDAIVFSAYTILYTCIYAFRAGGLAITVLLVDSCFTWCFSILILFIEVHYSPLDIVYIYAIMRSCDVLKMVIALFIYHRGKWVRNLASSMNKVYPESPPVIDIPKAKDKVDIANF